A region from the Vicia villosa cultivar HV-30 ecotype Madison, WI linkage group LG3, Vvil1.0, whole genome shotgun sequence genome encodes:
- the LOC131661406 gene encoding uncharacterized protein LOC131661406 — MVVMEDDSFKKPGAVPFKWEIKPGLPIPHHHHNPESPSFRLKPPPQLGSYKLSPVEPRTRSFRSNSKVRSNRWRFERPLLSQPEIVTSSGCFFSPFLKRLRSKKTVPKRVVEPDYTSEVDTISRWSLLSTKSPSPFRPSTVSSSVASSPQLVGDVEWAGFGLF; from the coding sequence ATGGTTGTAATGGAAGATGATTCGTTCAAGAAGCCAGGAGCAGTTCCATTCAAATGGGAAATCAAACCCGGACTCCCCATTCCCCACCATCATCACAACCCGGAATCTCCCTCATTCAGGCTCAAACCACCGCCGCAACTCGGGTCCTACAAGTTATCTCCGGTGGAGCCCCGAACACGATCCTTCCGGTCAAACTCTAAGGTCCGTTCTAATAGATGGAGATTTGAACGGCCGCTCCTTTCCCAACCTGAGATAGTGACCTCTTCCGGTTGTTTCTTCTCGCCTTTCCTGAAGCGTTTACGGAGCAAGAAGACGGTTCCGAAGAGAGTGGTGGAGCCCGATTATACATCGGAGGTGGATACGATTAGTCGGTGGTCTTTGTTGTCGACTAAATCACCCTCGCCGTTCCGGCCTTCCACGGTGTCGTCTTCTGTCGCGTCGTCGCCGCAGCTCGTTGGTGATGTTGAATGGGCCGGGTTCGGGCTTTTCTGA
- the LOC131661405 gene encoding replication factor C subunit 2, producing the protein MAPIIQSTQPWVEKYRPKQVKDVAHQEEVVRVLTNTLETGSCPHMLFYGPPGTGKTTTALAIAHQLFGPELYKSRVLELNASDDRGINVVRTKIKDFAAVAVGTNQKKNGYPCPPYKIIVLDEADSMTEDAQNALRRTMETYSKVTRFFFICNYISRIIEPLASRCAKFRFKPLTEEIMSSRILYICKEEGIYLDAEGLSTLSTISQGDLRRAITYLQSAARLFGSSISSKDLISVSGIVPAEVVEALLKACKSGNFDLANKEVNNFIAEGYPVSQMLTQLFEAIVEENDISDEQKARISKKLGEADKCLVDGADEYLQLLGVVSITIQALCNMPEGFAYEG; encoded by the exons ATGGCGCCAATCATCCAAAGCACTCAACCCTGGGTCGAGAAATA TCGCCCAAAGCAAGTGAAAGACGTTGCTCACCAAGAAGAAGTAGTCCGAGTACTCACCAACACTCTCGAAACCGGAAGTTGCCCTCACATGCTCTTCTACGGTCCTCCCGGCACCGGAAAAACCACCACCGCACTCGCCATCGCTCACCAGCTTTTCGG GCCCGAGCTTTATAAGTCTAGGGTTTTGGAACTGAATGCTAGTGATGATCGTGGTATTAATGTTGTTCGGACTAAGATTAAGGATTTTGCGGCTGTGGCTGTCGGTACCAATCAGAAAAAGAA TGGCTATCCTTGTCCGCCGTATAAGATAATTGTTCTCGATGAGGCGGATTCGATGACAGAAGATGCTCAG AATGCACTGAGGCGTACGATGGAAACTTACTCTAAGGTTACAAGGTTCTTTTTTATATGCAACTATATTAGCAG GATTATAGAACCACTTGCTTCTAGGTGTGCCAAGTTCAGGTTCAAGCCACTGACAGAAGAAATCATGAGCAGCCGAATATTGTACATCTGCAAAGAAGAAGGAATCTACCTTGACGCTGAG GGTCTCTCAACCCTAAGTACTATTTCTCAAGGAGATCTTCGTCGGGCTATAACATACTTGCAG TCTGCTGCTCGCTTATTTGGATCTTCCATCTCATCGAAGGACCTGATTTCTGTGTCTGGG ATTGTTCCAGCAGAGGTTGTTGAGGCACTTCTTAAAGCATGCAAAAGTGGTAATTTTGATTTAGCCAACAAGGAAGTCAACAATTTCATTGCAGAGGGGTACCCTGTCTCTCAGATGCTAACTCAG TTGTTTGAGGCTATTGTTGAAGAAAATGACATATCTGATGAACAGAAGGCCAGAATATCCAAGAAGCTGGGTGAAGCAGATAAG TGCCTAGTTGATGGTGCTGATGAATACCTGCAGCTTCTTGGTGTTGTCAGCATTACAATACAGGCTTTATGTAACATGCCAGAAGGATTTGCTTATGAGGGTTAA